In Brachypodium distachyon strain Bd21 chromosome 2, Brachypodium_distachyon_v3.0, whole genome shotgun sequence, one genomic interval encodes:
- the LOC100830920 gene encoding uncharacterized protein LOC100830920 gives METEATTPRPVCAQEALGLLNCAAENPYDREKCLSLLDALRVCIRQKRVKKFSLAEASSTGTTEAPKSK, from the exons ATGGAGACGGAGGCGACGACGCCGCGGCCGGTCTGCGCGCAGGAGGCGCTGGGTCTGCTCAACTGCGCCGCCGAGAACCCCTACGACCGCGAAAAGTGCCTCTCCCTCCTCGATGCCCTCCGCGTGTGCATCCGCCAGAAG CGCGTGAAGAAATTTTCCCTGGCTGAAGCAAGCTCCACAGGCACCACTGAAGCTCCAAAAAGCAAATAG
- the LOC100833056 gene encoding mitochondrial carrier protein MTM1 codes for MAAADDRATEHPPPPAAPERAMGFAERAVAAAGAAVVSAVLVNPLDVAKTRLQAQAAGVVYNPIWSDFRCYPSCNPGGLKLNGLGPSCSPECFQYRGTMDVFYKITRQEGIFRLWRGTGASLALAVPTVGIYLPCYDVLRNWIEEYSDQSFPKLRPYAPLIAGSIARSLACITCSPIELARTRMQAFKGSSGGAKPPGMWKTLLGVTSLRQSISHPENFRGYHLLWTGMGAQLARDVPFSAICWTVLEPTRRHLIGLVGEQSNTAVILGANFSAGFIAGVISSGATCPLDVAKTRRQIEKDPARVLNMNTRRILLEVWRKEGINGLFRGAGPRMARAGPSVGIVVSSYEVVKHIMHRKHTEL; via the exons atggccgcggcggACGACCGAGCCACGGAgcaccctccgccgccggcagcaccCGAGCGCGCCATGGGATTCGCCgagcgcgccgtcgccgcggccggcgccgccgtcgtctccgCCGTCCTCGTCAACCCCCTCGATGTCGCCAAG ACGAGGTTACAGGCACAAGCTGCTGGAGTAGTCTACAATCCG ATATGGTCAGATTTTAGGTGCTATCCATCATGCAACCCCGGTGGACTGAAATTAAATGGGTTAGGGCCATCATGCAGTCCTGAATGCTTTCAGTATAGAGGAACAATGGATGTTTTCTATAAGATCACCAGACAG GAAGGAATTTTTAGACTATGGAGAGGTACAGGTGCAAGCTTAGCCTTAGCTGTACCAACG GTTGGCATATATCTGCCTTGTTACGATGTACTGCGCAACTGGATTGAGGAATATTCTGATCAAAGTTTTCCCAAACTTAGGCCATATGCCCCTCTTATTGCTGGCTCTATTGCAAGATCATTGGCATGCATAACTTGTTCCCCTATAGAGTTGGCAAGAACACGTATGCAG GCCTTCAAAGGATCAAGTGGTGGAGCAAAACCCCCTGGAATGTGGAAGACTTTGCTTGGTGTGACTTCATTGAGGCAAAGCATCAGCCACCCTGAAAATT TTCGGGGATACCACCTTCTATGGACTGGTATGGGAGCACAACTTGCACGTGATGTCCCATTTTCAGCTATATGCTGGACCGTTCTTGAACCA ACTAGAAGGCACTTAATAGGATTAGTTGGTGAGCAAAGCAACACAGCAGTTATATTGGGGGCAAACTTCTCCGCGGGCTTCATTGCTGGAGTTATATCTTCTGGTGCGACCTGTCCTCTCGATGTTGCGAAGACACGCAGACAAATAGAG AAGGATCCTGCTAGGGTATTAAACATGAACACACGGCGCATACTGCTTGAGGTTTGGAG GAAAGAAGGTATCAACGGACTATTCAGAGGTGCAGGCCCTCGTATGGCACGAGCAGGGCCTTCGGTGGGCATTGTTGTCTCTTCATATGAAGTTGTGAAGCACATCATGCACAGAAAACATACAGAGCTATAA
- the LOC100834896 gene encoding uncharacterized protein LOC100834896, which translates to MVKGVPKSRPINAAAEVVFDPSVSGPRKPRRAEAPSSSSEYHHFMGSSLTNMYQKPAPEKSTDMSDDEPDIDIEKLLKNVELFGASTWKDRKQIQNRKVVELGGKAIKKQRTPLSVAKPAMKNQQKREQKKIEEERLLGIFRKRDKKDKFQKTRPEDRVLRATEGRFKNGILDVKHLMGGPKPSSSTRDAPEWEARKGKKGGKGKGKGKQKGGRRKRR; encoded by the exons ATGGTGAAGGGGGTGCCCAAGTCAAGGCCTATCAACGCGGCCGCCGAGGTGGTCTTCGACCCGTCGGTATCTGGCCCCAGGAAGCCCCGCCGCGCGGAGGCGCCGTCGTCGAGCAGCGAGTATCACCACTTCATG GGATCAAGTCTTACGAATATGTATCAGAAGCCAGCTCCGGAGAAATCTACTGACATGTCTGATGATGAGCCTGACATTGATATTGAGAAGCTGTTGAAAAATGTCGAGCTTTTTG GTGCCTCTACATGGAAGGACCGGAAGCAAATACAGAACCGTAAAGTTGTTGAATTGGGTGGGAAG GCCATTAAGAAGCAGCGTACACCGTTATCTGTAGCAAAGCCAGCCATGAAGAATCAGCAGAAAagggaacaaaagaaaattgaaGAG GAGAGACTGCTCGGGATTTTTAGGAAACGGGACAAGAAAGACAAATTTCAGAAGACTAGACCAGAAGACCGAGTGCTGAGGGCCACTGAAGGGCGCTTCAAGAATGGTATACTCGATGTGAAGCACCTTATGGGAGGACCAAAACCATCATCATCGACCAGAGATGCACCGGAGTGGGAGGCAAGGAAGGGTAAGAAAGGTGGCAAGGgtaaggggaaggggaagcaAAAGGGAGGCAGAAGGAAGAGACGTTGA